Proteins encoded together in one Lathyrus oleraceus cultivar Zhongwan6 chromosome 5, CAAS_Psat_ZW6_1.0, whole genome shotgun sequence window:
- the LOC127086431 gene encoding G-type lectin S-receptor-like serine/threonine-protein kinase At4g27290 isoform X1, with amino-acid sequence MESFNVLVYCFLLFHFIPTFNALETILPGQSIKGNETLISTDGTFEAGFFNFDDSNNQYFGIWYKDIPPRTVVWIANRDSAVENSSGVLNLTDKGTLVIVDDSKGVMIWSSNTSTTAANPILQLLENGNLVVKDETKPDTILWKSFDFPGDTLLPGMRIRSSLVKDDSTGLVSWTDTQDPSTGLYSYHIDTNGFPQVVTTRGNTVLNRVGSWNGYSLSGSSSPDLLKSFNITFVITEKEVSYGYELLHNSVLSRYMLNSVGQVTRFSLSDDRKSWQIFFVAPSDRCENYAICGANSNCDADNSPICECLDGFIPKSPEKWNLQNWTDGCARRVKLDCGNISSISSDGFLKLVGIKLPDTSKSWFNKSINLEECERLCLRNCSCTAYANLDIRDGGSGCLIWFNNILDVKKLRYGGQDFYMRVAASELGANTGLKKKKHAGILVGCIMSVVIMIILGVAIHRVRKKKLEKQGNNQPNNNDNEDIDIPIFDLSTIANATNNFSIDNKLGQGGFGPVYKGKLENGQDIAVKRLCNTSGQGPKEFINEVKLIAKLQHRNLVKLLGCCIQGDEKLLIYEFMINRSLDYLIFDQTRKSLLRWTRRFQIIRGIARGLVYLHEDSRLRIIHRDLKTSNILLDENMNPKISDFGLARTLWGDEAKGETRRVVGTHGYISPEYATRGFFSVKSDVFSFGVIILETISGKKNREYSDYHDLDLLGYAWRKWCEKKALEVIDEPLSDSIVVAEAEILRCIQIGLLCVQERADDRPTMSAVILMLNGEKTLPEPKEPAFYPHQFGSSSEGTIKLHSNNEVSITLLQAR; translated from the exons ATGGAAAGCTTCAACGTGCTAGTTTATTGCTTTCTTTTATTCCACTTCATCCCAACCTTCAATGCCTTGGAAACCATTCTACCAGGACAATCAATCAAAGGTAATGAGACACTAATCTCAACAGATGGAACTTTTGAAGCTGGTTTCTTCAACTTTGATGATTCAAATAACCAATATTTTGGTATATGGTACAAGGACATTCCACCAAGAACTGTTGTGTGGATAGCAAACCGAGATTCTGCAGTCGAAAACTCATCAGGGGTTTTGAATCTCACTGATAAAGGAACTcttgttattgttgatgattcCAAAGGTGTTATGATATGGTCCTCTAACACATCAACAACAGCTGCAAACCCAATTCTGCAACTCTTGGAAAATGGAAACCTTGTTGTGAAAGATGAAACCAAACCAGATACTATTTTGTGGAAAAGTTTTGATTTTCCAGGTGACACTTTACTCCCTGGTATGAGAATCCGAAGCAGTTTGGTAAAAGACGATTCTACAGGTTTGGTTTCGTGGACAGATACGCAAGATCCTTCTACTGGTTTGTATTCATATCATATAGATACTAATGGTTTTCCTCAAGTAGTGACTACTAGAGGAAACACAGTATTGAATCGAGTTGGTTCTTGGAATGGATATAGTTTATCTGGAAGTTCGTCTCCGGATCTTTTAAAATCCTTTAATATCACTTTTGTGATTACTGAGAAGGAAGTTTCTTATGGATATGAACTTTTGCACAACTCAGTTCTTTCAAGGTATATGCTTAATTCGGTGGGACAAGTAACGCGGTTCTCGCTGTCGGATGATAGAAAAAGTTGGCAAATTTTCTTCGTTGCCCCATCGGATCGGTGTGAGAATTATGCTATCTGTGGTGCAAATTCTAACTGTGATGCTGATAATTCTCCAATATGTGAATGTCTTGACGGTTTCATTCCAAAATCTCCAGAAAAATGGAATTTGCAAAATTGGACTGATGGTTGTGCTAGGAGAGTGAAGTTAGATTGTGGTAATATTAGTAGTATTAGTAGTGACGGTTTTTTGAAACTTGTGGGAATTAAGCTGCCAGATACATCAAAATCTTGGTTTAACAAGAGCATAAACCTTGAAGAATGTGAAAGATTGTGTTTAAGAAACTGTTCTTGCACAGCTTATGCAAATTTAGATATCAGAGATGGTGGAAGTGGTTGCTTGATTTGGTTTAATAATATTTTGGATGTCAAAAAACTAAGGTATGGAGGACAAGACTTTTACATGAGAGTTGCAGCTTCAGAACTAGGTGCTAACACAggtttgaagaagaagaagcatGCAGGAATTCTAGTAGGCTGTATAATGTCTGTTGTGATCATGATAATACTCGGAGTCGCCATACATCGCGTCCGGAAGAAGAAACTTGAGAAACAAG GGAATAATCAACCCAACAATAATGATAATGAAGATATTGACATACCAATATTTGATTTATCAACCATAGCTAATGCAACTAATAACTTCTCCATTGATAACAAATTGGGGCAGGGAGGTTTTGGACCAGTTTACAAG GGTAAATTGGAAAATGGACAAGATATCGCTGTGAAGAGACTTTGCAATACTTCAGGACAAGGACCAAAGGAGTTCATAAATGAAGTTAAGCTAATTGCCAAACTTCAGCATAGAAATCTTGTTAAACTACTTGGCTGTTGCATTCAAGGTGATGAGAAACTCTTGATCTACGAATTCATGATCAACAGAAGCTTGGACTACTTAATTTTCG ACCAAACTAGAAAAAGTTTACTGCGTTGGACTCGACGATTCCAAATTATTCGTGGGATTGCTCGAGGACTTGTTTATCTTCATGAAGATTCTAGATTAAGGATTATCCACCGAGATCTCAAGACAAGCAATATTCTTCTTGACGAAAATATGAATCCTAAAATATCAGACTTTGGTCTTGCTAGAACGTTATGGGGAGATGAAGCTAAAGGTGAAACAAGAAGAGTAGTAGGAACTCA CGGTTACATATCTCCAGAATATGCAACACGTGGATTTTTCTCGGTGAAGTCAGATGTATTTAGTTTTGGTGTTATTATACTAGAAACAATTAGTGGAAAAAAGAACAGGGAATATAGTGACTATCATGATCTCGATCTTCTTGGATAT GCATGGAGAAAGTGGTGTGAAAAAAAGGCATTGGAGGTGATAGATGAACCTCTGAGCGATTCGATTGTTGTAGCAGAAGCAGAGATATTGAGATGTATACAGATAGGGCTTTTATGTGTTCAAGAGAGAGCTGATGATAGGCCAACTATGTCAGCTGTAATTCTAATGCTGAATGGTGAAAAAACATTGCCTGAGCCAAAGGAACCAGCTTTTTATCCACACCAATTTGGTTCTTCATCAGAAGGAACCATTAAGCTACATTCAAATAATGAAGTTTCTATAACATTGTTACAAGCAAGATAG